From Streptomyces sp. HUAS MG91, the proteins below share one genomic window:
- a CDS encoding ABC transporter permease encodes MPDSLKADSLKSAVRWDTAVGALLIVLLLCSFSFVDNFGNALNVSFLIGNTLPIALIALPMTMLVISGEVDLSVGSTAGLSGAVMGALWNNGMAIETIIPLCLLLGVVCGLVNGLLVTRLGLPSLAVTIGTMAAYRGIAQIVLGSDSVTDFPSQYLDFGAGRFGDTFVPYAALPFVILLAIAVVVLHATRVGRSLFAIGANEEAARFAGVRVKRLKLSMFVTTGLLSALTGVFWALHYASARYDNATGLELSVIAAVLLGGIDFDGGRGTLGGAIAGVFLLGSLQNVMSLLNVSAQSQIVVTGVLLVISVLAPRVGRQIARSRARRRTAAAPPPAPAAG; translated from the coding sequence ATGCCTGACTCCCTCAAGGCCGATTCCCTGAAGAGCGCCGTGCGCTGGGACACGGCCGTCGGCGCCCTGCTGATCGTGCTGCTGCTCTGCTCGTTCTCGTTCGTCGACAACTTCGGCAACGCGCTCAACGTGTCGTTCCTGATCGGCAACACCCTGCCGATCGCCCTGATCGCGCTGCCCATGACGATGCTCGTCATCTCGGGCGAGGTCGACCTGTCGGTCGGCTCCACGGCCGGTCTGTCCGGCGCCGTCATGGGCGCGCTGTGGAACAACGGCATGGCCATCGAGACGATCATCCCGCTCTGTCTGCTGCTCGGCGTCGTCTGCGGCCTGGTCAACGGCCTGCTCGTGACCCGGCTCGGTCTGCCGTCCCTCGCCGTCACCATCGGCACCATGGCCGCCTACCGGGGCATCGCGCAGATCGTCCTCGGCTCCGACTCGGTCACCGACTTCCCCTCGCAGTACCTGGACTTCGGCGCGGGCCGCTTCGGCGACACGTTCGTCCCGTACGCGGCGCTGCCGTTCGTGATCCTGCTGGCCATCGCCGTCGTCGTGTTGCACGCCACCCGCGTGGGCCGCTCGCTGTTCGCGATCGGCGCCAACGAGGAGGCCGCCCGGTTCGCCGGCGTCCGCGTCAAGCGGCTCAAGCTGTCCATGTTCGTGACGACCGGCCTGCTGTCCGCCCTCACCGGCGTCTTCTGGGCCCTGCACTACGCCAGCGCCCGCTACGACAACGCCACCGGCCTCGAACTGTCCGTCATCGCCGCCGTCCTCCTCGGCGGCATCGACTTCGACGGCGGCCGGGGCACCCTCGGTGGCGCGATCGCCGGTGTGTTCCTGCTCGGCTCGCTGCAGAACGTGATGAGCCTGCTCAACGTCTCCGCGCAGTCCCAGATCGTCGTCACCGGTGTCCTGCTCGTGATCTCCGTGCTCGCCCCGCGCGTCGGCCGGCAGATCGCCCGGTCCCGGGCCCGCCGCAGGACCGCCGCGGCGCCTCCGCCGGCACCCGCCGCCGGCTGA
- a CDS encoding L-rhamnose mutarotase yields MQRVCFLLKVRTDRVDEYRLRHEDVWREMREALTATGWHNYSLFLREDGLLVGYLETEDFDAARAAMDATDVNARWQAEMGSFFEELDGQAPDAAMRPLTEVFHLA; encoded by the coding sequence ATGCAGCGCGTCTGCTTCCTGCTCAAGGTCAGGACCGACCGCGTCGACGAGTACCGCCTGCGCCACGAGGACGTGTGGCGGGAGATGCGGGAGGCGCTGACCGCGACCGGCTGGCACAACTACTCGCTCTTCCTGCGCGAGGACGGCCTGCTCGTCGGCTATCTGGAGACGGAGGACTTCGACGCGGCGCGCGCCGCCATGGACGCCACCGACGTCAACGCCCGCTGGCAGGCCGAGATGGGCTCCTTCTTCGAGGAACTGGACGGGCAGGCGCCGGACGCCGCGATGCGGCCGCTCACCGAGGTCTTCCACCTTGCCTGA
- the rhaS gene encoding rhamnose ABC transporter substrate-binding protein, with protein sequence MSVTARTRRLTAALAVTTALVVGATACGGTTKDDANAADKSAAKSAAGKADPNAATKKGLTVAFLPKQVNNPYFTTSDNGGKKALQELGSTYKEVGTSSGTDTSGQVSYVNTLTQQQVDGIAVSAQDPGALCTALKQAMKNGVSVVTYDSDTKADCRNVFVSQASAEDLGRTQVQQIAKQIGNKGEIAILSAAQTATNQNTWIDYMKDELKKPEYKDIKLVTTAYGDDDAQKSFQQTQGLLQEHPKLKGIISPTTVGIKAAAQYLSGSKYKGKVKLTGLGTPNDMRAYVKNGTVDAFELWDPAKLGALAAHTAVALESGQISGKEGETYKAGDLGEFTIGKDGVVSLGKPTVFDKKNIDQYKF encoded by the coding sequence ATGTCCGTCACCGCCCGAACCCGCCGGCTCACCGCGGCGCTCGCCGTCACCACCGCCCTCGTCGTCGGCGCCACCGCGTGCGGCGGCACCACCAAGGACGACGCGAACGCCGCCGACAAGTCGGCGGCGAAGTCCGCCGCGGGCAAGGCCGACCCGAACGCGGCCACCAAGAAGGGCCTCACGGTCGCCTTCCTGCCCAAGCAGGTCAACAACCCGTACTTCACCACCTCCGACAACGGCGGCAAGAAGGCGCTCCAGGAGCTCGGCTCGACGTACAAGGAGGTCGGCACCAGCAGCGGCACCGACACCTCCGGCCAGGTCTCCTACGTCAACACCCTCACCCAGCAGCAGGTCGACGGCATCGCCGTCTCCGCGCAGGACCCGGGCGCCCTGTGCACCGCCCTGAAGCAGGCGATGAAGAACGGCGTCAGCGTCGTCACGTACGACTCCGACACCAAGGCCGACTGCCGCAACGTCTTCGTCTCGCAGGCGAGCGCCGAGGACCTCGGCCGCACCCAGGTCCAGCAGATCGCGAAGCAGATCGGCAACAAGGGCGAGATCGCGATCCTCTCGGCGGCCCAGACGGCCACCAACCAGAACACGTGGATCGACTACATGAAGGACGAGCTGAAGAAGCCCGAGTACAAGGACATCAAGCTCGTCACCACCGCCTACGGCGACGACGACGCCCAGAAGTCGTTCCAGCAGACGCAGGGCCTGCTCCAGGAGCACCCGAAGCTGAAGGGGATCATCTCCCCGACCACCGTCGGCATCAAGGCCGCCGCGCAGTACCTGTCCGGCTCCAAGTACAAGGGCAAGGTCAAGCTGACCGGCCTCGGCACCCCCAACGACATGCGGGCCTACGTCAAGAACGGCACCGTCGACGCCTTCGAGCTGTGGGACCCGGCCAAGCTGGGCGCGCTCGCCGCGCACACCGCCGTCGCCCTGGAGTCCGGCCAGATCAGCGGCAAGGAGGGCGAGACGTACAAGGCCGGTGACCTGGGCGAGTTCACCATCGGCAAGGACGGCGTCGTCTCCCTCGGCAAGCCGACCGTCTTCGACAAGAAGAACATCGACCAGTACAAGTTCTGA
- a CDS encoding LacI family DNA-binding transcriptional regulator — MPERPGRRSTVGIKDVARVAGVSVGTVSNVLNQPHRVTETTRRHVQQVIARLGYVRSEYARQLRAGRSRMMGLLVLDMGNPFFVYVARGAERAARDAGLGVMVCNSGQDPAEEGEYLSLFAEQRVRGALITPADPSGSTLRDFRRHGIPYVVVDRVAGDEEGCSVAVDDVSGGALALRHLVAGGHRSLAFVSGPPHLRQVQDRRAGAHKALAEAGLPDTLLRELPTERLDVAAGRDAGARLLGLAPRPTAVFCANDLLALGVLQALYAAGVRVPEDLSIVGYDDIEFAAAATVPLTSVRRPALTLGTIAAELLLQETGERAAAHRHQHVLLRPELVVRDSSARPAGAE, encoded by the coding sequence TTGCCTGAGCGGCCGGGCCGCCGGTCCACGGTCGGGATCAAGGACGTGGCGCGCGTCGCGGGAGTCTCCGTGGGCACCGTCTCCAACGTCCTCAACCAGCCGCACCGGGTGACCGAGACGACCCGCCGCCACGTCCAGCAGGTCATCGCCCGCCTCGGCTACGTCCGCAGCGAGTACGCCCGCCAGCTGCGCGCGGGACGCAGCCGCATGATGGGCCTGCTCGTGCTCGACATGGGCAACCCGTTCTTCGTCTACGTCGCGCGCGGCGCCGAGCGCGCCGCGCGCGACGCCGGGCTCGGCGTCATGGTCTGCAACAGCGGCCAGGACCCGGCGGAGGAGGGCGAGTACCTCTCCCTCTTCGCCGAGCAGCGGGTGCGGGGCGCCCTGATCACCCCGGCCGACCCCAGCGGCAGCACCCTGCGCGACTTCCGGCGGCACGGCATCCCGTACGTGGTCGTGGACCGGGTCGCCGGCGACGAGGAGGGCTGTTCCGTCGCCGTCGACGACGTGTCGGGCGGCGCCCTCGCGCTCCGCCACCTGGTCGCGGGGGGCCACCGCTCCCTCGCGTTCGTCAGCGGGCCGCCGCACCTGCGCCAGGTGCAGGACCGCAGGGCGGGCGCCCACAAGGCGCTCGCCGAGGCCGGACTGCCGGACACCCTGCTGCGCGAACTGCCCACCGAACGGCTCGACGTGGCGGCCGGCCGCGACGCGGGCGCCCGCCTCCTCGGCCTCGCCCCGCGCCCGACCGCCGTGTTCTGCGCGAACGACCTCCTCGCGCTGGGCGTGCTCCAGGCGCTGTACGCGGCCGGGGTGCGGGTCCCCGAGGACCTGTCCATCGTCGGCTACGACGACATCGAGTTCGCGGCGGCGGCCACCGTCCCGCTCACCTCCGTCCGGCGGCCCGCGCTCACCCTGGGCACGATCGCCGCCGAACTCCTGCTCCAGGAGACGGGGGAGCGGGCTGCGGCCCACCGGCATCAACATGTGCTGCTACGGCCGGAGTTGGTGGTGCGGGATTCGAGTGCGCGACCCGCGGGTGCGGAGTGA